One window of Cydia pomonella isolate Wapato2018A chromosome 7, ilCydPomo1, whole genome shotgun sequence genomic DNA carries:
- the LOC133519799 gene encoding methylcytosine dioxygenase TET-like isoform X5, which translates to MSYRGRKPLGGTAGVPGPPGVAVPGVPGLSPGVPAAASPSPAPQAPAAPSPAPATTPGMKQEHPSQPMAPMPFYAGDPNRFPATWQTDPSQGWQNQFIQQLPTQTGQTTLDYQGNHTAYATSPHYQASTTYTVQNVATTFDVTNNTYYQAGVQAVPAQRPPSTRAYTPVPSPRAPHYPEYQQQYAQQATTPGVTGGNDSRPASAASYQSAVPTTSAPVYSVSQQTYERTDYQEHSEEYNGENGTGESSNDTERQESTPNGQHSGNAEPGYLQGSSGPRASLDCSGYPGGYNGGHQYRENGQSQQQQQQQQQQQQQQQQQQQQQQQQQQQQQDWQQRQWQHNQRINQQIQNQQMQNQQLQNQQMQNQVIQNQQQIQNQQQQLQNQQQQIQNQQHMQNQQQMQNHQNQHMQQQREDAEQQLFSQSDRVNLNSRLKTMILNKQSHARDGSGTPPDKGDPGEGPPRPIDERKGGAITVSDDRNTTGHFLSYSHHLRDNYRLGEQYPAAGNYSQNAHAYGASEFGGGGHHVWEGGTEVPRGYDKHVKNAKNQKLPSYADVREQYGYPSAPYEAQKYAEMYVSDSLSYNQTDSKDFQSKMVIGPVSEMNQQNCAPARDTNAQTRNYDHREYDAKFRHPSAPLIPKLETPDSYQYPKDDRLKDQSRLPQNVHPNYCKSKDMNNPYREYPNGIARSQSTVLPPISTIKQENFGQKAQNYQNFQNYPYEKRQEAEVYPRLQKNMGFQKYNRHYIEQQKQAKELDNRVNIENASEPTPPYYIEQIKSEHSPPGHKIYKNLSYNVPKSHEPYMYPGDGGPVSINNEIGYSCCRQGSTKKPPAEHLRDGACPGLQTKDEILEDEPEEKDAKKPPTPVPDITKVKENQFNYSKEYLENLERLRNNSRTEVPDCNCFPADKNPPEPGSYYTHLGAAATLAELRKELEGRTGLSGKELRIEKVCYTGKEGKSAQGCPMAKWVIRRSSYSEKVLVVVKCRAGHKCPTTWIVVCLVAWEGIPQSEADLDYTLLSHKLNRYGLPTTRRCATNENRTCACQGLDPESCGASYSFGCSWSMYYNGCKYARSKTVRKFRLSVKTEESEIEERMHVLATLLSPLYMNLAPKSFENQCQFEKEASDCRLGFKPGRPFSGVTACIDFCAHAHRDLHNMNNGCTAVVTLARHRSLSKPNDEQLHVLPLYVLDTTDEFGSREAQEEKIKSGALEVLDKYPMEVRVRSVPLQPCRRHGKKRKDEEATDANSSSGSQASPTGHRKAAPPSPRAPQPDARPPASPRSQHSASPRAVTPSNPSPFTNNSFNSAFNPMHNSSGLMNPNLSNPALLDMATMIDNFTDAQLQSNQISSTVLDSPYNSYEQNYNLHHQNALYPNHVNNPAPVESCQNPNPDELPGFASGLQKRDQFPNPPNSDQMNPAQNQWPDFAGAEIFSNVVKEDPDSTTAHLNVPPNNYSPDSNRSETNSDTSQKNPSETDKNSLIADLTQKLPDFDMPSSPRLTEISQKSQSTPASPAPSQVPELKSPNNSTELNASLESRKSVWKSPESKTWDPSKTKEPTTPENENALFRVPKARPPSRSQHVNPAEGMENTTFLKPYPPSDRTPLAQGYEHRSPYDNRSPNNTAAQTATSQANYTISHDDNQNMAAANKPTEFSGSNFQAVNQQCYGNQAPIQGYGNYPQVANAYSFSPNPYGHFNPYENTYNDYNSLAYYNAEKYKREELLRNPHCYNSYGYQYNPNFAPNFYQNPSPNWCQSSPNWCLYPPAFSIPYPPEPPKAEPIGEVTEVTDNLECFKDGQMGGVAIALGHGSVLFECAKHEMHSTTSVRTPNRMNPTRISLVFYQHRNLNRPKHGLEEWEEKMRLKKLGLNPSPCAAGSSPSSRAGTPGTPGPAAPASRPGAGPGRASLAALVEATAAARRAGHVLLRAATNTTTSWTTLFPMHGCTVTGPYQESAT; encoded by the exons AGCTACCGAGGCCGAAAGCCTCTAGGCGGCACCGCAGGCGTCCCCGGTCCCCCAGGCGTGGCCGTGCCCGGCGTGCCCGGCCTGAGCCCCGGCGTGCCCGCAGCAGCATCGCCGAGCCCCGCGCCGCAGGCGCCGGCCGCCCCCAGCCCCGCGCCGGCTACCACGCCCGGCATGAAGCAGGAACACCCTAGTCAACCCATG GCCCCAATGCCTTTCTACGCCGGCGATCCCAACAGGTTCCCTGCGACCTGGCAAACCGACCCGTCACAAG GTTGGCAGAACCAGTTCATCCAACAGCTTCCAACACAAACCGGACAGACCACCCTCGACTACCAGGGCAACCACACAGCGTACGCCACATCGCCTCACTACCAGGCCAGCACCACTTACACCGTCCAGAACGTCGCCACCACCTTCGACGTGACCAACAACACATACTACCAGGCGGGCGTCCAGGCCGTACCGGCCCAGCGACCGCCGTCCACTCGGGCGTACACCCCAGTGCCCTCGCCCCGAGCGCCACACTACCCAGAATACCAACAGCAATACGCTCAACAAGCGACTACTCCAGGAGTCACCGGCGGCAACGACTCCCGACCCGCCTCCGCCGCCTCATACCAAAGCGCCGTCCCGACTACCTCCGCGCCCGTCTATAGCGTCAGCCAACAAACTTATGAGCGCACCGACTATCAAGAACACTCAGAGGAGTACAATGGTGAAAACGGCACCGGAGAATCCAGCAACGACACGGAAAGGCAAGAGAGCACCCCGAATGGACAGCATTCGGGAAACGCCGAGCCTGGGTACCTGCAGGGGAGCAGCGGTCCGCGAGCTTCACTCGATTGTAGCGGGTACCCGGGCGGCTATAATGGCGGACACCAGTACAGGGAGAACGGACAGAGCCAACAAcaacagcagcagcagcagcaacaacaacaacaacagcagcagcagcaacagcagcagcagcaacaaCAACAGCAGCAACAAGATTGGCAACAGCGCCAGTGGCAGCACAACCAAAGAATAAACCAACAGATCCAAAACCAACAAATGCAGAATCAACAGTTACAAAACCAACAAATGCAAAATCAAGTAATACAAAACCAGCAGCAGATTCAGaatcaacaacaacaacttcAGAATCAGCAGCAACAGATTCAAAATCAACAGCATATGCAAAACCAGCAGCAAATGCAGAACCATCAGAATCAACATATGCAACAGCAGCGCGAAGATGCCGAGCAGCAGCTATTCTCGCAATCAGACCGCGTCAACCTCAACTCCCGACTGAAGACCATGATTCTCAATAAGCAGAGTCATGCACGCGACGGCTCGGGGACGCCGCCCGACAAGGGTGACCCCGGAGAGGGTCCACCCAGACCAATCGACGAGAGAAAAGGCGGTGCCATCACCGTCAGCGATGACAGAAATACCACCGGTCATTTTTTATCGTATAGCCACCATCTCCGAGATAATTACCGCTTAGGCGAGCAGTATCCTGCCGCTGGTAATTATTCACAGAACGCTCACGCCTACGGTGCGAGCGAGTTCGGAGGTGGTGGCCACCACGTATGGGAGGGGGGCACGGAAGTGCCGAGAGGTTATGATAAACACGTTAAGAACGCGAAGAATCAGAAGCTGCCGTCCTACGCGGATGTGCGAGAGCAGTACGGTTATCCATCTGCACCGTACGAAGCGCAGAAATATGCAGAAATGTACGTTAGTGATAGTTTAAGTTACAATCAAACGGATAGTAAAGATTTCCAGTCGAAAATGGTTATAGGACCAGTATCGGAAATGAATCAGCAGAACTGCGCGCCGGCGCGTGACACCAACGCACAAACGAGGAACTACGATCACAGGGAGTACGACGCCAAATTTAGACATCCATCGGCACCGCTAATACCTAAACTAGAAACGCCAGATTCGTATCAATACCCTAAGGACGATAGGCTAAAGGACCAGTCTAGGCTTCCACAAAACGTACACCCAAATTACTGCAAAAGCAAAGACATGAACAATCCCTACAGGGAGTACCCAAACGGTATAGCACGCTCGCAAAGTACAGTGCTGCCACCTATTTCTACTATAAAGCAAGAAAATTTTGGTCAAAAGGCGCAAAATTACCAGAATTTTCAGAATTACCCGTACGAGAAAAGACAAGAGGCTGAAGTGTATCCACGATTACAAAAGAACATGGGATTTCAGAAGTACAATCGGCATTATATCGAGCAACAAAAACAAGCTAAGGAATTGGATAACCGAGTTAATATTGAGAACGCATCGGAGCCAACACCACCTTACTATATAGAGCAAATAAAATCGGAACATTCTCCTCCTGGCCATAAGATTTACAAGAATTTAAGTTACAATGTTCCAAAAAGCCATGAGCCTTATATGTACCCCGGGGACGGCGGTCCAGTGTCGATTAACAACGAGATAGGCTACTCTTGCTGCCGGCAGGGGTCTACCAAGAAGCCGCCTGCGGAACATTTACGAGATGGCGCCTGTCCCGGCCTTCAGACCAAGGACGAAATCCTCGAAGACGAGCCTGAGGAAAAAGACGCCAAAAAGCCGCCAACCCCCGTCCCAGATATAACTAAAGTTAAGGAGAACCAGTTCAACTACTCGAAGGAATATTTGGAGAATCTGGAACGGCTAAGGAACAATTCGAGGACGGAGGTGCCTGACTGCAATTGCTTTCCCGCTGACAAGAATCCTCCAGAACCTGGCAGCTATTACACTCATTtag GAGCAGCTGCAACCCTAGCAGAGCTTCGCAAGGAGCTCGAAGGACGTACAGGCTTGTCAGGCAAAGAGTTGCGCATCGAGAAAGTTTGCTACACCGGCAAGGAAGGGAAGTCGGCCCAGGGCTGCCCCATGGCCAAGTGG GTAATCCGTCGCTCAAGCTACAGCGAGAAAGTTCTCGTGGTGGTGAAATGCCGCGCTGGACACAAGTGCCCGACCACGTGGATCGTGGTGTGTCTGGTGGCGTGGGAGGGCATCCCGCAATCCGAGGCCGACTTGGACTACACGCTCTTGTCGCACAAACTCAACCGCTACGGCTTGCCTACCACTCGGCGATGTGCTACTAACGAGAACAGAACATGCGCTTGTCAAG GACTGGACCCAGAATCCTGCGGCGCCTCCTACAGCTTCGGCTGCTCCTGGTCGATGTACTACAACGGCTGTAAATACGCACGTTCCAAAACCGTCCGCAAGTTCCGATTGTCCGTGAAAACAGAAGAGTCCGAGATAGAGGAGCGAATGCACGTGCTAGCGACGCTGTTGAGCCCTCTGTACATGAACTTAGCCCCGAAGAGCTTTGAGAATCAGTGCCAGTTTGAGAAGGAGGCGTCGGATTGTCGACTGGGGTTTAAACCGGGACGGCCGTTTTCTG GTGTAACAGCATGCATCGACTTCTGCGCCCACGCTCACCGCGACTTGCACAACATGAACAACGGCTGCACCGCCGTCGTCACGCTGGCCCGCCACCGCTCGCTCTCCAAGCCCAACGACGAACAGCTGCATGTGCTCCCTCTGTACGTGCTGGATACGACGGACGAGTTCGGCTCGAGGGAGGCGCAGGAGGAGAAAATCAAGAGCGGCGCGCTCGAGGTGTTGGATAA ATATCCTATGGAAGTACGCGTGCGCTCAGTTCCACTACAGCCCTGCCGGAGGCACGGAAAGAAGCGGAAGGACGAAGAAGCGACCGACGCCAACAGCTCCAGCGGCAGCCAGGCCAGCCCCACCGGCCACAGGAAGGCCGCGCCGCCCTCGCCGCGCGCGCCGCAGCCCGACGCGCGCCCGCCCGCCAGCCCGCGCAGCCAGCACAGCGCCTCCCCCCGCGCGGTCACCCCCTCCAACCCCTCGCCCTTCACCAACAATTCCTTCAACTCCGCCTTCAACCCCATGCACAACTCCTCCGGCCTCATGAACCCCAACCTGAGCAACCCCGCCCTGCTCGACATGGCCACCATGATAGACAACTTCACCGACGCCCAGCTGCAGAGCAACCAGATATCCAGCACCGTTCTGGACTCGCCGTACAACTCCTACGAGCAGAACTACAATCTGCACCACCAGAACGCGCTGTACCCGAACCACGTCAACAATCCCGCGCCGGTCGAAAGCTGCCAGAATCCTAACCCCGATGAGCTTCCCGGTTTCGCTTCCGGTCTACAGAAAAGGGACCAGTTCCCGAACCCCCCGAATAGCGATCAGATGAACCCCGCACAGAACCAATGGCCCGATTTCGCCGGCGCCGAAATATTCAGCAACGTCGTCAAGGAGGACCCCGATTCCACGACGGCGCACCTCAACGTTCCGCCGAACAACTACAGTCCGGACTCTAATAGAAGCGAAACAAATTCAGACACGTCCCAAAAGAATCCCTCGGAAACGGATAAAAACTCTCTCATAGCTGATCTAACCCAGAAACTTCCAGACTTTGATATGCCAAGCTCCCCGAGACTGACTGAGATTTCTCAGAAATCTCAGAGCACCCCGGCCTCGCCGGCCCCTTCTCAAGTGCCCGAGTTAAAATCTCCAAATAACAGTACTGAATTAAATGCTTCCTTAGAATCGCGAAAGAGTGTGTGGAAATCACCCGAATCCAAGACTTGGGATCCTTCTAAAACTAAGGAACCTACGACTCCAGAAAATGAAAACGCCTTGTTCAGGGTTCCAAAGGCGCGGCCTCCGTCGCGATCACAGCACGTCAATCCAGCCGAAGGCATGGAGAACACCACATTCTTGAAACCATATCCACCTTCCGACAGAACGCCTCTAGCACAAGGATACGAACACAGAAGTCCATACGACAATAGATCACCGAACAACACTGCCGCACAAACTGCCACGTCCCAAGCCAACTACACAATCAGCCATGACGATAACCAGAATATGGCCGCGGCCAACAAACCGACTGAGTTCTCCGGCAGCAACTTCCAAGCTGTCAATCAACAATGCTACGGAAATCAAGCTCCAATTCAGGGCTACGGCAACTACCCCCAGGTGGCAAACGCCTACAGCTTTTCGCCAAATCCGTACGGACATTTTAATCCGTACGAAAACACGTACAACGACTACAACAGCTTGGCGTACTACAACGCCGAGAAGTACAAAAGGGAGGAGCTGCTAAGAAATCCCCACTGCTACAACTCGTACGGGTATCAATATAATCCTAATTTTGCGCcaaatttttatcaaaatccAAGTCCGAACTGGTGCCAGTCGTCGCCGAACTGGTGCCTGTACCCGCCGGCCTTCTCCATCCCCTACCCGCCCGAGCCGCCCAAGGCGGAGCCCATAGGGGAGGTCACCGAGGTCACCGACAACCTCGAATGCTTCAAGGACGGCCAGATGGGCGGCGTCGCCATCGCCCTCGGCCACGGCAGCGTGCTCTTCGAGTGCGCCAAGCACGAGATGCACTCGACGACGTCCGTCCGGACACCCAACCGGATGAATCCGACTCGAATATCACTGGTTTTCTACCAGCACCGGAACCTCAACCGTCCGAAGCACGGCCTCGAGGAGTGGGAGGAGAAGATGAGACTAAAGAAGCTGGGGCTGAACCCGTCGCCTTGCGCGGCCGGCTCCAGCCCCTCGTCGCGCGCCGGGACGCCGGGCACGCCGGGCCCGGCGGCCCCCGCGAGCCGGCCCGGCGCCGGCCCCGGCCGCGCCTCGCTGGCCGCGCTCGTGGAGGCCACGgcggccgcgcgccgcgccggccACGTGCTGCTGCGCGCCGCCACCAACACCACCACGTCGTGGACCACGCTGTTCCCCATGCACGGCTGCACGGTCACGGGCCCCTACCAGGAGTCGGCCACCTGA